One part of the Brachyspira sp. SAP_772 genome encodes these proteins:
- a CDS encoding flavodoxin — translation MRVFKIIFMLLSIIMLSCSNNDTQKKDYIVSNIESLESSENINALNINGTQNKILIAYFTWSDNTIVENPSSIDVDAETSASVLSPGNAELIANWIAEETGGDLFSIKTQNKYSSDYDECLNQARRERDNNERPALVGRVNNIDDYDVIFLGFPNWWYTCPMAVFTFVESYDLSGKTIIPFCTHGTGGLSRTIRDLKNLLPANCEVLEAIGVYRPEVKNSKSRVLDWLRKLGY, via the coding sequence ATGAGAGTATTTAAAATAATATTTATGCTTTTATCAATAATTATGTTATCTTGCAGTAATAATGATACTCAAAAAAAAGATTATATAGTTTCTAATATTGAGAGTTTAGAAAGTTCAGAAAACATTAATGCTCTGAATATTAACGGCACTCAAAACAAAATATTAATAGCATATTTTACATGGTCAGACAACACAATAGTAGAAAATCCTTCATCTATTGACGTAGACGCTGAAACTTCTGCAAGTGTGTTATCTCCGGGCAATGCCGAATTAATTGCTAATTGGATAGCTGAAGAGACAGGAGGAGATTTATTTAGCATAAAGACACAAAATAAATATTCAAGCGATTATGATGAATGTTTGAATCAGGCAAGAAGGGAGAGAGACAACAATGAAAGACCAGCGTTAGTAGGCAGAGTTAATAACATTGATGATTATGATGTTATATTTTTAGGCTTTCCGAACTGGTGGTATACATGCCCAATGGCAGTTTTTACATTTGTTGAAAGCTATGATTTATCAGGCAAAACAATAATACCATTTTGCACACATGGTACAGGAGGACTTTCAAGAACAATAAGAGATTTAAAAAACTTACTTCCAGCAAACTGCGAAGTGTTAGAGGCTATAGGGGTGTATAGACCAGAAGTAAAGAACTCAAAAAGTAGAGTTTTGGATTGGCTAAGGAAGCTTGGCTATTAA
- a CDS encoding DUF4405 domain-containing protein: MKKIIKITVDIIMTLLFFVLMAYHFTGDAMHEYLGFMLFIFFILHHILNFNWYKNIYKGKYNFNRILNTFINTMLFLCMAGLMISGILFSQRVLGFLNIHNSGMFTRRLHMISNSWAFIFMSAHLGMHWGMFINKKFIKKQISIIIALFVSIYGVVSFIKRGLYNKMFLLVDFAFFDYEEPVIFFFMDYVSIMGLFIFITYCLRKISKG, from the coding sequence ATGAAAAAAATAATTAAAATTACTGTAGACATAATAATGACGCTGCTCTTTTTTGTTTTAATGGCATATCACTTTACAGGTGATGCCATGCATGAATATTTGGGCTTTATGCTTTTTATATTTTTTATACTTCATCATATACTCAATTTTAATTGGTATAAAAATATTTATAAAGGCAAATATAATTTTAATAGAATATTAAACACATTCATTAACACTATGCTTTTTTTGTGTATGGCGGGACTCATGATTAGCGGAATATTATTTTCTCAAAGAGTGTTAGGTTTTCTTAATATTCACAACAGTGGAATGTTTACAAGACGCCTTCATATGATTTCAAACTCTTGGGCTTTTATATTTATGTCGGCACATTTGGGAATGCATTGGGGTATGTTTATAAATAAAAAGTTTATTAAAAAACAAATATCTATAATAATAGCTTTGTTTGTTTCTATATACGGAGTTGTTTCATTTATTAAAAGAGGATTATACAACAAAATGTTTCTGCTTGTGGATTTTGCTTTTTTTGATTATGAAGAGCCTGTAATATTTTTCTTTATGGATTATGTATCTATAATGGGGCTGTTTATATTTATAACATATTGCTTAAGAAAAATATCAAAAGGATAA
- a CDS encoding carbohydrate kinase family protein, translating to MNEYIVSIGGSNIDIQGFSKENILLRESNPAKINICAGGVERNIVHNLSNLGLHNIKFITSIGNDIFGDILLNNIKSLNIDTSYIIKKGSSTTYMAIMNNDKDMYLGVSDMDALDENITIEYLESIKEIIKNAKFITIDAVIKREIFEYLIKNFPEKKLLCDAVSVKKAENIKGLEKHIYALKLNSNEASFLLNKDISTIEEGLEAVGRFIDIGVSEIYITFAEKGICYASYKTKPAHLKAPKVNILNASGAGDAFMAGIIYSIYNNFDLDYKVKFAAIMSMLALESEETINNNISLENVQQRLNMIFN from the coding sequence ATGAATGAGTATATAGTTTCTATAGGCGGCTCTAATATAGATATACAAGGCTTCTCTAAGGAAAATATTTTATTAAGAGAATCAAATCCTGCAAAAATTAATATATGTGCAGGAGGCGTTGAAAGAAACATTGTTCATAACCTATCAAACTTAGGTCTTCATAATATTAAGTTTATCACATCCATAGGAAATGATATATTCGGCGACATTCTTCTAAACAATATAAAATCTCTTAATATAGACACTTCATATATCATAAAAAAAGGCTCATCTACCACATATATGGCTATTATGAATAATGATAAAGATATGTATTTAGGCGTTTCTGATATGGACGCTCTTGATGAAAACATTACTATAGAATATTTAGAAAGCATAAAAGAAATAATAAAAAATGCAAAGTTCATCACAATAGATGCCGTAATAAAAAGAGAGATTTTTGAATATTTAATAAAAAACTTTCCAGAAAAAAAATTATTATGCGATGCTGTATCTGTAAAAAAAGCAGAAAATATAAAAGGGTTAGAAAAACATATATATGCATTGAAGCTTAATTCAAACGAGGCTTCATTTCTCTTAAATAAAGACATTAGCACTATAGAAGAAGGTTTGGAGGCGGTGGGTAGATTTATAGATATAGGAGTATCAGAAATATACATAACGTTCGCAGAGAAAGGAATATGCTACGCCTCATACAAAACAAAGCCCGCACATCTAAAAGCACCCAAAGTAAACATTTTAAATGCTTCTGGAGCGGGAGATGCATTTATGGCTGGAATAATTTATTCTATATACAACAATTTTGATTTGGACTACAAAGTAAAGTTTGCTGCCATTATGTCTATGCTTGCATTAGAAAGCGAAGAGACTATTAACAATAATATAAGCTTAGAAAATGTTCAGCAAAGACTAAACATGATATTTAATTAA
- a CDS encoding phosphatase PAP2 family protein, whose amino-acid sequence MISGIINKLDVSAIEFVHSLHNNFNYLDYFFSLVTNMGEALFLCAVIITFLIFRKTRLCGINMAISCFIVFIITAVILKPLIARERPFTEYYDYWVAVGSHIETSFSCPSSHAALSFAVYFPIFLYFNKLYSSLAVIIALIISFSRVYLIVHYASDVIFGALIGLIVSSIVYIIINKNRLLFYKFT is encoded by the coding sequence ATGATAAGCGGTATAATAAATAAATTAGACGTTTCTGCAATAGAGTTTGTACATAGTTTGCATAATAATTTTAATTACTTGGACTATTTTTTTTCATTAGTTACAAATATGGGGGAGGCTTTATTTTTGTGTGCAGTGATTATAACTTTTTTGATATTTAGAAAAACTAGACTCTGCGGCATAAATATGGCCATTAGTTGTTTTATAGTATTCATCATTACAGCTGTTATATTAAAGCCTTTGATAGCGAGAGAGCGTCCATTTACAGAATATTATGATTATTGGGTCGCTGTAGGCAGTCACATTGAAACATCATTCTCTTGCCCGTCATCTCATGCCGCTCTCTCTTTTGCTGTGTACTTTCCTATATTTTTATATTTTAATAAATTATATAGCTCTTTGGCTGTAATTATTGCTTTGATTATAAGTTTTTCGAGGGTCTATTTGATAGTGCATTATGCAAGCGATGTTATTTTTGGGGCTTTGATTGGGCTTATTGTTTCATCTATTGTATATATTATTATAAATAAAAATAGGTTATTATTTTATAAGTTTACATAA
- a CDS encoding flavodoxin family protein has protein sequence MKVMGIVAGRHNGNSEILVKQALTAVKDAGGEAILINLFDYDIKPCSGCESCTIGMEKAFKEKKEYKGCIYKEKDDMDKIVNVMNECEGIIVGCPTYDLLPSSLYLSFAQRFLAYELSFRIKIGQVKKDPHTVAGLIGVGGSKHDWQTMSLEGLAATMFTQSITVVDMYLATSVGRPGNVLIHKDYLERAYKMGKNIAQAINTPVEERKWLGDPNLGLCPRCHSSLIYPGEEHWDGVKFNFECAVCGAGGDLVKGEDGQYKFVLAENGLIRDRNINEARAVHLQEIMETRANFMSKKPEIEEEYKRFREMKFETIK, from the coding sequence ATGAAAGTTATGGGAATAGTTGCTGGCAGACATAATGGAAACAGCGAAATTTTAGTAAAACAAGCTTTAACAGCAGTGAAAGATGCAGGAGGCGAAGCAATACTTATTAATTTATTTGATTATGATATAAAGCCTTGTTCAGGATGCGAATCATGTACAATAGGTATGGAGAAAGCATTCAAAGAAAAAAAAGAATATAAAGGCTGCATCTACAAAGAAAAAGATGATATGGACAAGATAGTTAATGTTATGAATGAATGCGAAGGAATAATAGTGGGCTGCCCTACTTATGATTTGCTTCCTTCTTCATTATATTTATCATTCGCTCAGAGATTCTTGGCTTATGAGTTATCATTTAGAATAAAGATAGGACAAGTAAAAAAAGACCCTCACACAGTAGCAGGCCTTATAGGAGTTGGCGGCTCTAAACATGACTGGCAGACTATGAGTTTGGAAGGACTTGCTGCTACAATGTTTACTCAATCTATTACAGTAGTTGATATGTATTTAGCTACAAGTGTTGGAAGACCAGGAAATGTTCTCATACATAAAGACTATTTGGAGAGAGCTTACAAAATGGGAAAAAACATTGCCCAAGCAATTAACACTCCTGTTGAAGAGAGAAAATGGCTTGGAGATCCTAATTTAGGTTTATGCCCAAGATGTCATTCCTCTTTAATATATCCGGGTGAAGAGCATTGGGACGGAGTTAAGTTTAATTTTGAATGTGCTGTTTGTGGTGCGGGTGGCGATTTAGTAAAAGGAGAAGATGGACAATATAAATTTGTGCTTGCTGAAAACGGTCTTATAAGAGACAGAAACATTAACGAAGCAAGAGCAGTACATTTACAAGAGATAATGGAGACAAGGGCTAATTTCATGTCTAAAAAGCCTGAGATAGAAGAAGAATATAAAAGATTTAGAGAGATGAAATTTGAAACTATAAAATAA
- a CDS encoding peptide ABC transporter substrate-binding protein has protein sequence MTYNLKTKNFFIKSLFKTFFIFLTFLLIISCSKETKNIKDELTINLGYELQSIDPAINDETYGFIYINHAFEGLLTKDISNKIVGGSSDKWEISEDKLKYTFHIREDAKWSDGKKLTANDFVYSYRRVVDPKTASPIAYLMYYIKNAKDINMSKKPVESLGVTAVDENTLTIELENPTLYFEDILASGGCYVPVREDIINKYGDDWTWKPESYIGNGAYKMTDRKPDELIAFELNTNYWDYKNQIAKKINFVLIADEYISLNAVRTGNVDFSINAPPIGEIENLIKENLMAVSDIIGVYYLDLNTKDKTLSDKRVRKALSLAIDRNYIVSNIGYGRLIAAESFVAPVVKGFEKSFREESSNFIIANNYSNNIIEAKKLLAEAGYPNGENFPILEVKVSSGFYTTVLEAIQQMWKNNLNIDVAVRTEESKITLPFRQSGNYQIARTSWTGDYNDPLTILQIMTSDSDINYGGFSNERYDYLINFATTSTNEKDRMEALKEAEAILFEEAPIIPFIYRTDFLVVNPKLKNYIDEPLGRYKFNYAYIEE, from the coding sequence ATGACTTATAATCTTAAAACAAAAAACTTTTTTATTAAGAGTTTATTTAAAACATTTTTTATTTTTCTAACTTTCTTGCTAATCATCTCTTGCAGCAAAGAAACAAAAAACATTAAAGATGAACTTACAATAAACTTAGGATATGAGCTTCAATCCATTGACCCAGCAATAAACGATGAAACATATGGGTTTATTTATATTAATCATGCTTTTGAAGGATTATTAACAAAAGATATAAGCAACAAAATAGTTGGAGGCTCTTCAGATAAATGGGAGATAAGCGAAGATAAATTAAAATATACATTCCACATAAGAGAAGACGCCAAATGGAGCGACGGTAAAAAACTAACAGCCAATGATTTTGTTTATTCATATAGAAGAGTGGTTGATCCTAAAACAGCTTCACCTATAGCATATTTAATGTATTATATAAAAAATGCAAAAGATATAAACATGAGCAAAAAGCCTGTTGAAAGTTTAGGCGTTACTGCGGTAGACGAAAACACTCTTACAATAGAACTTGAAAACCCTACATTATACTTTGAAGATATTTTAGCTTCTGGTGGTTGTTATGTTCCTGTGAGAGAGGACATTATAAATAAATACGGCGATGATTGGACATGGAAACCTGAAAGCTATATTGGAAATGGTGCTTATAAGATGACAGATAGAAAGCCTGATGAACTTATTGCATTTGAACTTAATACTAATTATTGGGATTACAAAAATCAGATTGCTAAAAAAATCAATTTTGTTTTGATAGCTGATGAATACATATCTCTTAATGCTGTGAGAACAGGAAATGTTGACTTTTCTATTAATGCTCCTCCTATTGGTGAAATAGAAAACCTAATAAAAGAAAATCTCATGGCTGTAAGCGATATTATAGGAGTATATTATTTAGATTTAAACACAAAAGATAAAACATTATCCGACAAGAGAGTAAGAAAAGCATTATCTTTGGCAATAGACAGAAATTACATTGTAAGCAATATTGGCTACGGCAGACTAATAGCAGCAGAAAGCTTTGTTGCTCCTGTTGTAAAAGGTTTTGAAAAATCTTTTAGAGAAGAGAGCAGCAATTTTATAATAGCGAACAATTACAGCAATAATATAATAGAAGCAAAAAAATTATTAGCCGAAGCAGGATACCCTAACGGAGAAAATTTCCCTATATTAGAAGTAAAAGTTTCATCTGGTTTCTATACCACTGTATTAGAAGCAATTCAGCAGATGTGGAAAAATAATTTGAATATTGATGTTGCAGTTAGAACAGAAGAGTCAAAAATCACACTTCCTTTCAGACAATCAGGCAATTACCAAATAGCTAGAACAAGCTGGACAGGCGATTATAATGACCCGCTTACAATTCTTCAGATTATGACAAGCGACAGTGATATAAACTACGGCGGATTTTCAAATGAAAGATATGACTATTTAATAAACTTTGCCACTACTTCAACAAATGAAAAAGATAGAATGGAAGCTTTAAAAGAAGCAGAGGCTATTCTTTTTGAAGAGGCACCTATAATACCTTTTATATATAGAACAGATTTTTTAGTTGTTAATCCAAAATTAAAAAATTATATTGATGAGCCTTTGGGAAGATATAAATTTAATTATGCATATATAGAAGAGTAG
- a CDS encoding MBOAT family protein, with translation MFWNPKYALLMATSTVVTFLSGILIEKLKYRRTVVAFSFIINLAILVFFKYFDFLLQNINILLSVFNIKLVEKPLDIILPVGISFYTFQALSYTIDVYRGEIKSEKNIIKYALFVSFFPQLVAGPIERSKNLLIQVENLDKVKRFDYDRMTEGLLLMLFGYFQKMVIADRAAILVDTVFNSYYEYNSMALILAAVFFSIQIYCDFGSYSLIAIGTAKVMGINLMENFNTPYFARGIKEFWGRWHISLSTWFRDYLYIPLGGNRCSKLRKSFNILVTFLVSGLWHGANFTFIAWGAIHGICHIIEEQLKPIKEKYLNKFNIRTNVFSFIILEIIITFIIVDLAWIFFRAETIYDALLYIKRIFTRIDLWTLFDGTLYNLGLNIFEMNILIIALFILISIDLIKYIRKESIFEFLSKQNLYFRWFVMLFLIFYIIVYGKYGAGFDPKQFIYFQF, from the coding sequence ATGTTTTGGAACCCTAAGTATGCTTTATTAATGGCTACTTCTACAGTTGTAACATTTTTAAGCGGTATATTAATAGAAAAACTAAAATATAGAAGAACAGTAGTTGCTTTTAGTTTTATTATCAATCTTGCTATATTGGTATTTTTCAAATATTTTGATTTTCTTCTACAGAATATTAATATTTTATTGTCAGTATTTAATATAAAATTGGTAGAAAAGCCTCTTGATATTATTTTACCTGTAGGAATATCTTTTTATACTTTTCAGGCATTAAGCTACACAATAGATGTTTACAGAGGTGAGATAAAGTCAGAGAAAAATATTATTAAGTATGCGTTGTTTGTATCATTCTTCCCTCAATTAGTAGCAGGGCCAATAGAGCGTTCTAAAAATTTGCTTATTCAGGTAGAAAATTTAGATAAAGTAAAAAGATTCGATTATGATAGAATGACAGAAGGTTTATTATTAATGCTTTTTGGTTATTTTCAAAAGATGGTCATAGCAGACAGAGCAGCAATATTAGTAGATACAGTATTTAATAGTTATTATGAGTATAACAGTATGGCTTTAATTTTAGCAGCAGTATTTTTTTCTATTCAGATATACTGTGATTTTGGAAGTTATTCATTAATAGCGATTGGAACAGCTAAAGTTATGGGAATCAATTTAATGGAGAATTTTAACACTCCATATTTTGCTAGAGGGATAAAGGAGTTTTGGGGTAGATGGCATATATCATTATCTACTTGGTTTAGAGATTATCTTTATATACCTTTGGGCGGAAATAGATGTTCAAAGCTTAGAAAAAGTTTTAACATATTAGTAACGTTTTTAGTAAGCGGACTTTGGCATGGAGCTAATTTTACCTTCATTGCTTGGGGAGCTATACATGGTATTTGTCATATAATAGAAGAACAATTAAAACCTATCAAAGAAAAATATTTAAATAAGTTTAATATTAGAACAAATGTCTTTAGTTTCATTATATTAGAAATAATCATTACTTTTATAATAGTAGATTTAGCTTGGATATTTTTTAGGGCTGAAACTATATATGATGCCCTTCTTTATATAAAAAGAATATTTACAAGAATAGATTTATGGACATTGTTTGATGGTACTTTATATAATTTGGGATTGAACATTTTTGAGATGAATATACTCATAATAGCTTTATTTATATTGATATCAATAGATTTAATAAAGTACATAAGAAAAGAGAGTATATTTGAGTTTTTAAGTAAGCAAAATCTATATTTTAGATGGTTTGTGATGTTATTTTTAATTTTTTACATAATTGTTTATGGTAAATATGGAGCAGGATTTGACCCTAAACAGTTTATATATTTCCAATTTTAA